One Bacteriovorax sp. PP10 DNA segment encodes these proteins:
- a CDS encoding ankyrin repeat domain-containing protein: MKIITLLSILFIGTLANSAKASPIFLCQSEDNLVQLEMRPLEKTNSSNYTVENIVRRPQIPDTYFRAYPLSLGPGLVYKSNIEPGFDGPEKDDGPIEGFRLTFPNGSGITQKQTIKGKLVIRQYKYAKKFFCDKYESPTIPRDENDEFVKKHKCKRWDLVRQPLKTETKTIKCQVLGKNDYEDFCTGKSTDEIQNILFSASQKKQPDLVEQALGCEADINATDTDGCTPLMMSVADNLSTCAATTELDPDSWRSVKSRHLFNSLASNGAYIDTQESTTGEAAIHKAVRSGRKDIVKDMALLEADLNIQDNNGTTALMIAAENRDSNLIRVLVGSDAKLGLKDNQGKTAYDRGEKLPSNIRELLLEPKLILTLEGRDDGSCTPLNFDVPAGQFIKLNLKATAGKMFLLSIPQIGISIMADSGKAVTKIIRFDKAGTFTIKCGVHGGRESNGKIIVK, encoded by the coding sequence ATGAAAATTATTACTCTCTTATCAATCCTATTTATTGGTACTCTGGCCAATAGCGCAAAAGCATCTCCTATTTTCCTATGTCAAAGCGAAGACAATTTAGTCCAATTAGAAATGAGGCCACTTGAAAAAACAAATTCTTCAAACTACACAGTTGAAAATATTGTTCGACGTCCACAAATACCAGACACCTACTTTAGAGCTTATCCATTATCGTTAGGACCTGGTCTCGTTTACAAAAGCAATATAGAACCTGGATTTGATGGACCAGAGAAAGACGATGGCCCAATTGAGGGTTTTAGGCTTACATTTCCAAATGGATCAGGAATCACACAAAAACAAACAATCAAAGGTAAATTGGTTATTCGTCAATATAAGTATGCAAAAAAGTTCTTTTGCGACAAATATGAATCTCCTACCATCCCAAGAGATGAAAACGATGAATTTGTAAAAAAGCATAAATGTAAAAGATGGGATCTCGTTCGCCAACCACTTAAAACGGAAACTAAAACAATTAAATGTCAGGTATTAGGAAAAAATGATTACGAAGATTTTTGTACAGGAAAATCGACAGATGAAATTCAAAATATTTTATTTTCTGCCTCACAAAAGAAGCAACCTGATTTGGTTGAGCAAGCTTTAGGATGTGAAGCTGATATCAATGCAACAGATACCGATGGCTGCACTCCACTTATGATGTCTGTAGCAGACAACCTTTCTACCTGCGCAGCAACTACCGAGCTAGATCCTGATTCTTGGCGCTCAGTGAAGAGTCGTCATCTCTTCAACTCACTTGCCTCTAATGGCGCATATATTGATACTCAAGAAAGTACAACAGGTGAAGCAGCTATACACAAAGCAGTTAGATCTGGCCGCAAAGATATCGTCAAAGACATGGCCTTACTTGAAGCTGATTTAAATATTCAAGATAACAATGGGACAACAGCACTCATGATCGCAGCAGAAAATCGTGACTCGAACTTAATTCGCGTCTTAGTTGGAAGTGATGCAAAGTTAGGTTTGAAAGACAATCAAGGAAAAACTGCCTATGATCGCGGTGAAAAACTTCCATCCAATATTCGAGAACTATTACTTGAGCCAAAATTAATTTTAACACTAGAAGGAAGAGATGATGGCAGCTGCACTCCCTTAAACTTTGACGTGCCTGCTGGTCAATTTATTAAACTTAACTTAAAAGCAACCGCTGGAAAAATGTTTTTACTGAGTATTCCCCAAATCGGTATTTCAATAATGGCCGATAGTGGAAAAGCAGTAACCAAAATAATTCGCTTTGATAAGGCGGGTACTTTTACAATTAAATGCGGTGTTCACGGTGGAAGAGAAAGTAATGGTAAAATTATTGTGAAATAA
- a CDS encoding efflux RND transporter permease subunit — MLNSIIKFSLKNRLVVVFLSVAILIYGGFIVAHLPVDVFPDLNRPSVNIMTEAEGMAPEEVETLITLPLENALNGLPGVNRVRSTSGVGLSVIYVEFEWGTDIFKNRQLVSEKLIEAKEHFPSTVTPVMGPISSIMGEIQLIGLSLDVESGEKLTPVDLRTYADWVIKPRLLSIAGVSQVISIGGGVKQYQIKISADKLNFYQLNLDDVEKNLNQISQNTTGGYLNKEGQEYLIRNLARAENVVDIELTVVGTHLGKSVLVKDIAKVEIDSQIKRGDAGINGGPGVILSIAKQPGASTIDLTENIDTVLNSIQKTLPKGIKLHPHLFKQADFIKNSITNVEEALRDAGIFIIIVLILFLMNVRTTIITLTAIPLSFVVTFIVLKFFGLSINTMTLGGLAIAIGELVDDAIIDVENVLRRLKENKNAEQKKNVLTVIYEASSEVRNSIVFATVIVVLVMIPLFFLGGLEGRLFIPLGISYIVSLIASLFVSLTVTPVLCSFFLGKSDVLEKPDGFLVRFLKKYDRKILDKTLDRPWTVLSSLAIMLLLSLALVPQLGKDFLPKFNEGTAVVGLLAQPGISLEESNAIGQRAEKLILSVPEVSSVSRRTGRAEQDEHAEGVHSSELDVDFKKKEDSKIAIREKEVVLNDIRAKLKTIDGVVFNIGQPISHRLDHLLSGVRAAIAIKIYGPDLNTLRKKGYEVKTLLEDVNGLVDLQVEQQVLIPQIKIQLKRDMAKKYNLPVGEVTDGLEKALKGEVVAQLFDGNKYFNIFMRFDDASRSDIQKIENTVIKILPDGSKIRVAQVAEVYEATGPNVINRENAQRRIVISANTSNVDVETVVSAIEMKLKNLKLKEGYFINYDGQLESQKKGMQLLMLLSALAVIGVFVVLYMQFKSSMIALQVMINIPLALIGSIIAVYLTDKTFSLASLVAFVTLCGIASRNGIMMITHYIHLVKYEGETFNKEMIIRGSLERLVPVLMTALTAILALIPIIMARGEPGKEILYPLSVVIVGGLLSSTLLDIIVTPVIFYNFGKKALEINTQGDSDEF, encoded by the coding sequence ATGTTAAATTCAATTATTAAATTTTCTTTAAAGAATAGACTTGTCGTTGTTTTCTTATCAGTAGCAATTCTAATTTATGGTGGCTTCATCGTTGCTCACTTACCTGTAGACGTGTTTCCTGATTTAAACCGACCTTCAGTGAATATTATGACAGAGGCTGAAGGAATGGCCCCTGAAGAAGTAGAAACCTTAATTACACTTCCTTTAGAAAATGCACTAAACGGTCTTCCCGGTGTTAACCGAGTACGATCAACTTCAGGTGTAGGACTTTCAGTCATTTATGTCGAATTTGAGTGGGGGACTGATATTTTTAAGAATAGGCAACTTGTCTCTGAAAAATTGATTGAGGCAAAGGAGCATTTCCCATCAACTGTAACACCAGTGATGGGACCGATATCATCTATCATGGGTGAAATTCAGTTGATTGGACTGTCTCTGGATGTAGAATCAGGTGAAAAACTCACGCCCGTTGACTTAAGAACCTATGCTGATTGGGTTATAAAGCCGCGCTTATTAAGCATTGCAGGTGTCTCTCAAGTCATTTCCATCGGTGGTGGAGTCAAACAATATCAAATTAAAATTTCAGCGGATAAATTAAATTTTTACCAATTAAATTTAGATGATGTAGAAAAAAATCTTAATCAAATTAGTCAAAATACAACAGGTGGGTATTTAAATAAAGAAGGGCAAGAGTATTTAATAAGGAATTTGGCCAGAGCTGAAAATGTTGTAGACATAGAATTGACTGTTGTCGGAACTCACCTAGGAAAAAGTGTTCTTGTAAAAGATATTGCTAAGGTTGAAATTGATTCTCAAATCAAAAGAGGAGATGCAGGGATTAATGGAGGACCAGGGGTTATTCTAAGTATTGCCAAGCAACCGGGTGCTAGCACAATTGATTTAACTGAAAATATAGATACAGTTCTAAATAGTATTCAAAAAACTTTGCCAAAAGGAATTAAGCTTCATCCGCACTTATTTAAGCAGGCCGATTTTATTAAAAATTCAATTACAAATGTTGAAGAGGCATTAAGAGATGCAGGAATTTTTATTATTATCGTACTGATACTCTTTTTGATGAACGTAAGAACAACGATCATTACTTTGACTGCAATTCCATTATCTTTCGTGGTCACATTTATTGTTTTAAAGTTTTTTGGCCTTTCAATTAATACAATGACACTTGGTGGTTTGGCGATTGCCATTGGAGAGCTAGTTGATGATGCTATCATTGATGTTGAGAACGTTTTAAGGCGATTAAAAGAAAATAAAAATGCAGAACAAAAAAAGAATGTTCTGACAGTCATATATGAAGCCTCTTCAGAAGTTAGAAACTCTATTGTTTTTGCAACAGTCATTGTTGTTTTAGTAATGATTCCATTATTTTTCCTTGGCGGATTAGAAGGGCGATTATTCATTCCATTGGGGATTTCTTATATTGTTTCGCTAATAGCTTCACTATTTGTTTCTCTTACAGTTACTCCGGTATTATGTTCATTTTTTCTAGGGAAGTCGGATGTACTTGAAAAACCAGATGGCTTTTTAGTCAGATTTCTAAAAAAATATGATAGAAAAATTCTAGATAAAACACTTGATAGGCCATGGACTGTTTTATCTTCACTGGCCATTATGCTTCTCCTTTCACTTGCATTAGTGCCGCAACTTGGAAAAGATTTTCTTCCCAAGTTTAACGAAGGAACGGCAGTTGTCGGACTCCTTGCCCAACCTGGAATTTCATTAGAAGAATCAAATGCAATCGGACAAAGAGCAGAAAAATTAATTTTATCTGTGCCTGAAGTGAGTTCAGTTTCTCGTAGAACAGGGAGAGCAGAGCAAGATGAACATGCTGAAGGGGTTCATTCTTCAGAGCTGGATGTTGATTTTAAAAAGAAAGAAGATTCAAAAATAGCAATAAGAGAAAAAGAAGTAGTTTTAAATGATATCAGAGCGAAATTAAAAACAATTGATGGTGTCGTTTTTAACATCGGTCAACCAATATCGCATAGATTGGATCATTTACTTTCAGGAGTGAGAGCAGCTATCGCCATCAAAATTTACGGTCCAGATTTAAACACTTTAAGAAAAAAAGGATATGAGGTGAAAACTCTACTCGAAGATGTAAATGGATTGGTTGATTTGCAAGTTGAGCAACAAGTTTTAATACCTCAGATTAAAATTCAGCTTAAGCGTGATATGGCAAAAAAATATAATTTACCCGTAGGTGAAGTTACAGACGGGCTTGAGAAAGCATTAAAGGGGGAGGTTGTAGCTCAGCTATTTGATGGCAATAAATATTTTAATATCTTCATGCGTTTTGATGATGCTTCTCGTTCAGATATTCAAAAAATTGAAAATACGGTTATTAAAATTCTCCCAGACGGATCAAAAATTAGAGTCGCTCAAGTCGCAGAGGTCTATGAGGCCACAGGGCCTAACGTTATTAATCGTGAAAATGCTCAAAGGAGAATTGTTATTTCTGCTAACACGTCAAATGTAGATGTTGAAACAGTTGTAAGTGCAATTGAGATGAAATTAAAGAATCTTAAATTAAAAGAAGGATATTTTATAAACTACGATGGTCAACTTGAATCTCAAAAGAAAGGTATGCAGTTATTAATGCTTTTGAGTGCTTTAGCGGTAATAGGTGTCTTTGTAGTTTTATATATGCAATTCAAATCATCAATGATTGCACTACAGGTTATGATCAATATTCCTTTAGCTCTAATTGGAAGTATCATCGCTGTATATCTAACAGACAAAACCTTTTCGCTGGCCAGCTTAGTGGCCTTTGTAACTCTATGTGGGATTGCGAGTAGGAATGGTATTATGATGATTACTCACTATATTCATCTCGTGAAATATGAAGGGGAAACTTTCAATAAGGAAATGATTATTCGAGGTTCATTAGAAAGACTAGTGCCAGTACTTATGACGGCTTTAACTGCAATACTAGCTCTTATACCAATCATAATGGCACGTGGAGAGCCAGGAAAAGAAATCCTTTATCCATTATCAGTGGTGATTGTTGGCGGCCTACTTAGTTCAACACTATTGGATATCATTGTTACACCAGTTATTTTTTATAATTTCGGTAAAAAAGCTTTAGAAATAAACACACAAGGAGATTCAGATGAGTTTTAA
- a CDS encoding metal-sensitive transcriptional regulator, with product MTKLKKTVSKLSPAKKECLHKLHPDHKKEAVRLKRVNGQITGIIKMIEDRKYCPDILIQVRAAKAALQAVEQSILKTHLDSCVSEAIHHKDENKAKEKISELIQLIERHK from the coding sequence GTGACCAAATTGAAGAAAACTGTATCTAAATTAAGTCCAGCTAAAAAAGAGTGCCTGCATAAGCTCCATCCAGATCATAAAAAAGAGGCAGTTAGACTTAAGAGAGTCAATGGACAAATCACAGGCATTATAAAAATGATTGAAGATCGTAAATACTGCCCTGATATCTTAATTCAAGTAAGAGCAGCAAAGGCAGCACTCCAGGCCGTTGAGCAATCAATTTTAAAAACTCATCTAGACAGTTGTGTAAGTGAAGCTATTCATCATAAAGATGAAAATAAGGCCAAAGAAAAAATAAGCGAACTCATTCAACTTATCGAACGCCATAAATAA
- a CDS encoding four-helix bundle copper-binding protein — protein sequence MQVQQTETNSKKQKNPEMDQCIQNCLSCFKICEETLTRCFTEIGHKDSNHLALLKSCAEICNTSAKFMMLNSKFHSDVCGVCSKVCTECADSCEALGDSSMKECIEACRKCADSCAEMAKMPH from the coding sequence ATGCAAGTTCAACAAACGGAAACGAATTCAAAAAAACAAAAAAATCCTGAAATGGATCAATGTATTCAAAATTGTCTTAGTTGTTTTAAAATTTGCGAGGAAACATTAACAAGATGTTTTACGGAAATAGGGCATAAGGATTCTAATCATCTCGCACTATTGAAGTCATGCGCAGAAATTTGCAATACTTCGGCAAAGTTTATGATGCTGAATTCAAAGTTTCATTCAGATGTTTGTGGTGTGTGCTCTAAAGTTTGCACTGAATGTGCTGATAGTTGTGAAGCACTTGGCGATTCAAGCATGAAAGAATGTATTGAGGCTTGTCGAAAATGTGCAGATAGCTGTGCTGAGATGGCTAAAATGCCCCATTAA
- a CDS encoding copper-transporting P-type ATPase, producing MEAHLPHNHIHHKSVSQSNLEYTCPMHSQIRQVGPGNCPICGMVLEPVEIQNGEEDNTEYLSMLKRFFVSAVLSLPLLFITMGGRHFIHQAGLIQNMKWIEVILATPVVLWGGWPFFVKFWQSLKNKSLNMFTLIGLGTGVAYGYSLIAVFFPKIFPDSFKDSMTGEVGLYFEAAAVIVTLILLGQVLELKARDRTSAAIKSLLGLSPKTARRINGDGAEVDIPLEQVAINDQLRVRPGEKIPVDGVVISGQSSVDESMVSGEPVPVEKTPGAKVLGATMNATGSFIMKAEKIGKDTLLAQIVQMVSEAQRSRAPIQKLADTVSGYFVPIVILIAIITGIIWGLVGPDPKLAHAIVNAVAVLIIACPCALGLATPMSIMVATGRGASMGVLFKNAEAIEQMRKVDTLVVDKTGTLTVGKPKLIIVKSVGTLSDNELLSLAASLEKASEHPLATAIVAGAMEKKVALVEVTGFSSITGKGLLAQIGNQKIAVGNKALMEDLSINYQNFEKEMDLLREDGQTVMFVAIDNKFAGFLGVIDPIKETSQIAIKTLQDLGIKIVMITGDNAKTAQAVMRKIGVDSFFADVLPQKKAEIIKTMQKEGKFVAMAGDGINDAPALAQAQVGIAMGTGTDVAMNSAGVTLLKGDLMGIVRARSLSESTLKNIKQNLFFAFIYNVIGVPVAAGVLYPFFGILLNPMIAAAAMSLSSVSVIVNALRLKSTKI from the coding sequence ATGGAAGCTCATCTACCTCATAATCATATTCACCATAAATCAGTTTCACAAAGTAATTTAGAATACACTTGCCCCATGCACTCCCAGATTCGCCAAGTTGGCCCAGGTAATTGTCCTATCTGTGGGATGGTACTCGAACCAGTAGAAATCCAAAACGGTGAGGAAGATAATACAGAATATCTTTCGATGCTTAAAAGATTCTTCGTCAGCGCTGTTTTAAGTTTGCCACTTCTTTTTATAACAATGGGTGGACGACATTTTATTCATCAAGCTGGTTTAATCCAAAATATGAAATGGATAGAAGTTATTCTCGCTACCCCTGTCGTTTTATGGGGTGGATGGCCCTTCTTCGTTAAATTTTGGCAGTCTCTAAAAAACAAAAGTTTGAATATGTTTACTCTAATTGGACTCGGAACCGGTGTGGCCTATGGATATAGCTTAATTGCTGTTTTTTTTCCTAAAATTTTTCCAGATTCATTTAAAGATTCCATGACTGGAGAAGTCGGACTCTATTTTGAAGCAGCAGCAGTGATCGTTACACTTATCCTACTTGGACAAGTTTTAGAACTAAAAGCTCGAGACCGGACAAGTGCTGCCATTAAATCTTTATTAGGACTTTCACCTAAAACAGCAAGGCGAATTAATGGTGATGGAGCGGAAGTTGATATTCCTCTTGAGCAAGTTGCTATTAACGATCAGCTTCGTGTCAGGCCGGGAGAAAAAATTCCAGTGGACGGTGTTGTTATATCCGGGCAATCATCTGTCGATGAATCAATGGTATCGGGTGAGCCGGTACCAGTAGAAAAAACACCTGGTGCAAAAGTGTTGGGAGCTACCATGAATGCCACTGGTAGTTTCATAATGAAAGCAGAAAAAATTGGAAAGGACACTCTGCTTGCCCAAATTGTTCAAATGGTCTCAGAGGCACAACGCTCTCGTGCACCAATTCAAAAACTCGCCGACACCGTATCAGGATACTTTGTTCCAATTGTTATCCTTATCGCAATTATTACAGGAATTATTTGGGGCCTAGTTGGTCCTGATCCAAAACTAGCACACGCCATTGTTAATGCAGTTGCAGTACTTATCATCGCATGCCCTTGCGCTCTGGGGCTTGCAACACCAATGTCAATCATGGTTGCAACTGGACGTGGAGCAAGCATGGGAGTTCTCTTCAAAAATGCAGAGGCCATTGAACAAATGAGGAAAGTTGACACTCTTGTGGTTGATAAAACCGGAACACTGACAGTTGGAAAACCAAAACTGATTATAGTTAAAAGTGTAGGTACTTTGAGCGACAATGAACTACTTTCCCTTGCTGCTAGTCTTGAAAAAGCAAGTGAGCATCCACTTGCAACGGCCATCGTGGCAGGAGCGATGGAAAAAAAAGTTGCTCTTGTTGAAGTTACGGGATTTTCTTCTATTACCGGTAAAGGACTTCTCGCTCAAATAGGTAATCAAAAAATTGCCGTTGGAAATAAGGCCTTAATGGAAGATCTTTCTATTAACTATCAAAACTTTGAAAAAGAAATGGATTTACTTCGAGAGGATGGCCAGACAGTTATGTTCGTAGCTATTGATAATAAATTTGCGGGGTTTCTGGGTGTCATCGACCCAATAAAAGAGACCAGCCAAATTGCTATTAAAACTCTCCAAGATCTTGGAATAAAAATTGTTATGATTACTGGAGATAATGCAAAAACAGCACAAGCAGTTATGAGAAAAATTGGAGTTGATTCTTTTTTCGCGGATGTATTGCCTCAAAAGAAAGCTGAGATTATAAAAACTATGCAGAAAGAAGGGAAGTTTGTAGCGATGGCCGGAGATGGAATCAACGATGCACCAGCACTGGCACAAGCTCAAGTTGGCATTGCAATGGGTACAGGAACTGACGTTGCGATGAATAGTGCTGGAGTGACTTTGTTAAAAGGAGATCTCATGGGAATAGTCAGGGCCCGCTCATTGAGCGAATCCACCCTTAAAAATATCAAACAAAATCTTTTTTTTGCTTTTATATATAACGTTATTGGCGTCCCCGTCGCGGCCGGTGTTCTCTATCCTTTTTTTGGAATTCTTTTAAATCCCATGATAGCTGCGGCCGCAATGAGTTTAAGCTCTGTATCCGTAATCGTAAATGCGTTGAGGTTAAAATCCACTAAGATTTAA
- a CDS encoding YVTN family beta-propeller repeat protein has protein sequence MKYRKINLLVIQKLKNFIIFVVVFTIVNALANDKSIEGSVWVANEDDNSITIINARNNKVLTTLTEIESPHNLQVSPDNKTVWIVSGHKALAIAVDVKTYALKGVVATGKMPAHIIISPDGKSVYVTNGEDNSVSIIDVRTMKAISTIPTGKQPHGLRTSPDGKWIYVANASGTTISVIETASNKKIADIEVGKKPVQVGFSPDGKYAYVSLNAENVLAKIDVSSKKTIAKVAVGVGPIQVFVSPNNKYILVANQGTEQNPSTTTSIVDIKTFTVVKTVNTGKGAHGVVIESLSRFAYITNMYENTIAILDLKTLKIVASTPTGIKPNGISYSRYTPTATSSSNIAIKLPEMKSSNEINMKH, from the coding sequence ATGAAATATAGGAAAATTAATTTACTAGTCATACAAAAACTAAAAAACTTTATTATTTTTGTAGTTGTATTCACAATCGTAAATGCGCTTGCAAATGATAAGAGTATCGAAGGCAGCGTGTGGGTAGCGAACGAAGATGACAATAGTATAACAATTATTAATGCTAGAAATAATAAAGTACTCACTACACTTACGGAAATTGAAAGCCCTCATAATCTGCAAGTCTCACCGGATAATAAAACCGTTTGGATAGTCAGTGGTCATAAGGCCTTAGCAATCGCCGTCGATGTTAAGACATATGCTCTCAAAGGAGTTGTGGCCACAGGGAAAATGCCTGCACACATAATCATTTCACCAGATGGAAAAAGTGTTTACGTGACAAACGGCGAAGATAATTCTGTCTCGATAATCGATGTAAGGACAATGAAGGCAATTTCAACAATCCCTACTGGTAAGCAACCGCATGGATTGCGCACTAGTCCTGATGGCAAATGGATCTATGTCGCGAATGCAAGTGGTACAACAATTAGTGTTATTGAAACAGCTTCAAATAAAAAAATTGCTGACATTGAAGTTGGAAAAAAACCCGTGCAAGTAGGGTTTTCACCTGATGGAAAGTATGCATATGTTTCATTAAATGCAGAGAATGTTTTAGCAAAAATTGATGTTTCTAGTAAAAAAACAATCGCAAAAGTAGCTGTAGGTGTAGGGCCAATTCAAGTTTTTGTTAGTCCAAATAATAAATATATATTAGTGGCCAATCAAGGAACTGAACAAAACCCAAGTACAACTACTAGCATTGTCGATATTAAAACGTTTACTGTTGTAAAAACTGTAAATACAGGCAAGGGAGCACACGGTGTTGTGATTGAATCCTTAAGTCGATTTGCATACATCACTAACATGTATGAAAACACGATTGCGATCCTTGATCTTAAAACACTCAAAATTGTGGCATCTACTCCTACCGGGATCAAGCCTAATGGAATTAGTTATTCACGATATACGCCGACTGCTACCTCATCATCCAATATTGCAATTAAATTACCTGAGATGAAATCATCGAATGAAATAAATATGAAACACTAA
- a CDS encoding methyltransferase, TIGR04325 family: MLQNLKSLPIILDLRKILFESKFSSDINVNYFRGVYRSFEEARLSSPKTKPVGYDNTEAAGLYKERTRKIYSTDYPVLFWMDKFKLDIKKVFDFGGHIGIHYYSFSKILDFTNIENWTVCDVQSVVEEGRIYSEQKNAKDLNFVTDIQDLEDQDLFLASGSLQYLDWELHNKLSGLKKRPKILIINMLPLHNSLSTITLQSIGTSFCPYYIRNEDDFIQGLESIGYELLDLWSNEEKKCNIAFEKERSLNFYRGLVFHLR, from the coding sequence ATGTTACAGAATTTGAAAAGCTTACCTATTATTTTAGACTTAAGAAAAATACTCTTTGAGAGCAAGTTTTCCTCAGATATCAATGTTAATTACTTTAGAGGTGTTTACAGATCATTTGAGGAAGCCAGACTTTCATCTCCAAAAACAAAACCTGTTGGTTACGACAATACAGAAGCAGCCGGACTTTATAAAGAAAGAACTCGTAAGATATACTCCACTGATTATCCCGTTTTATTTTGGATGGATAAATTTAAATTAGATATTAAGAAAGTTTTTGATTTTGGTGGGCATATCGGAATTCACTACTATTCATTTTCAAAAATTCTAGATTTTACTAATATCGAGAACTGGACAGTGTGTGACGTTCAGAGTGTAGTTGAAGAAGGCAGAATCTACTCAGAGCAAAAAAACGCTAAAGATTTAAATTTTGTTACAGATATTCAAGATTTAGAAGATCAAGATCTTTTTCTCGCAAGTGGATCTCTTCAATATTTAGATTGGGAACTTCATAATAAACTCAGTGGATTAAAAAAACGTCCTAAAATATTAATTATCAACATGCTCCCTTTGCACAATTCTCTCAGCACGATAACACTTCAGAGCATTGGAACTTCATTTTGTCCCTATTACATTAGAAATGAAGATGACTTTATTCAAGGCCTAGAATCAATCGGCTATGAATTACTTGATTTATGGAGCAATGAAGAAAAAAAATGCAATATCGCTTTTGAAAAAGAAAGATCTTTAAATTTCTACAGAGGCCTTGTGTTTCACTTAAGATAA
- a CDS encoding TolC family protein, translating to MIIDYDQIAKLVESNLEVRVREESVKSSKVRISSVASTFIPEVSLYAQGEDSELKKVHESPTAGVFANLNLFNGFRDVEKNKINNLSYETNKLEFKKSYNEDVFRAKKYYLEALRILEDIKILAEHEKINKNNRELILKKVASGLSPKSEELIFKKIELSLKEQRVKEDNALKIVYSNLRTIFSLDRNEQIEVVGDLDISKFNYRVPTKKIDLAIVESNESLLNAEKKVSGLWRMPRVNLYAEKSFTNHVNGEFLDEGDEEQVIGLRVTLPIFSEKNVDSIEDQTKKIEYQAAVLKKKSQIRELESADEKIEIQLDHLKSMIEISKGKVELSKEIMEKTFSEFRLGLKEALSLNEATADYLEARKDLIEHKVEYILSVEESKVNSID from the coding sequence ATGATTATAGATTACGATCAAATTGCAAAGCTTGTTGAGTCTAACCTCGAAGTAAGAGTTAGGGAGGAGTCCGTTAAATCCTCCAAAGTACGCATTAGTTCTGTTGCATCGACATTTATTCCAGAAGTCTCTTTATATGCTCAAGGTGAAGACTCAGAATTGAAAAAAGTTCATGAGTCTCCGACAGCAGGTGTGTTTGCTAATCTTAATCTTTTTAATGGTTTTAGGGATGTTGAGAAAAATAAAATAAATAATCTTAGCTATGAGACCAATAAATTAGAATTTAAGAAATCATATAACGAAGATGTTTTCAGAGCTAAAAAATACTACCTTGAAGCTTTGAGAATTTTGGAAGACATAAAAATCTTAGCAGAGCATGAAAAAATTAATAAAAACAATAGAGAGCTTATATTAAAAAAAGTTGCAAGTGGGCTAAGTCCTAAATCAGAAGAGCTTATTTTTAAAAAGATAGAATTATCGTTAAAAGAGCAGAGAGTGAAAGAAGATAATGCCTTGAAAATTGTTTATAGCAATTTAAGAACCATTTTTTCTTTAGATCGGAATGAACAAATTGAAGTTGTAGGTGATTTAGATATCTCAAAGTTTAACTATAGAGTTCCTACTAAAAAAATCGATCTTGCGATTGTCGAATCGAATGAATCGCTTTTGAATGCTGAGAAAAAAGTGAGTGGATTATGGAGAATGCCTAGAGTAAACCTATACGCTGAAAAGTCTTTTACGAATCATGTAAATGGTGAATTTTTAGATGAGGGTGATGAAGAACAAGTGATAGGCTTAAGGGTAACACTTCCAATTTTTAGTGAAAAGAATGTTGACTCAATAGAAGATCAAACGAAAAAGATTGAATACCAAGCGGCAGTGCTGAAGAAGAAAAGCCAAATACGAGAGCTTGAATCAGCAGATGAAAAAATTGAAATTCAATTGGATCATTTAAAAAGCATGATTGAAATATCTAAAGGAAAAGTTGAACTTTCCAAGGAGATTATGGAGAAAACATTCTCTGAATTTAGACTTGGTTTAAAGGAAGCTCTTTCATTAAATGAAGCGACAGCTGATTATTTAGAGGCAAGAAAAGATCTCATTGAGCATAAAGTAGAGTATATTTTGAGTGTGGAAGAATCTAAAGTGAACTCAATAGATTAA